From the genome of Tachysurus fulvidraco isolate hzauxx_2018 chromosome 20, HZAU_PFXX_2.0, whole genome shotgun sequence, one region includes:
- the LOC113645082 gene encoding P2R1A-PPP2R2A-interacting phosphatase regulator 1 isoform X2, producing MTVFSSNTSARYRRSSVSVNPSCPSRNLPFSPFSLCSERPDHRRQMENMELTLRGSLQRLSASATIPSPPGTHWHGHLSPDFHSQDSGVTPNSSPSPTRRFRGGSVSSSVRWPVVAPLKRKGGVESDGPPKKLFVAGVTGPAHITNCTVSVSQSVDSPPSAVPICSSPQNIALSLSPPSPFTSQHPGI from the exons ATGACAGTGTTCAGCTCAAACACTTCGGCCCGGTATCGTCGGAGCAGTGTGTCCGTAAACCCAAGCTGCCCCTCTaga AACCTGCCTTTTTCTCCGTTCTCCTTGTGCAGCGAGAGACCAGATCACAGACGGCAG ATGGAGAATATGGAACTCACTCTTAGAGGGAGTTTACAGAGACTAAG TGCCTCAGCTACAATCCCCTCACCTCCTGGAACTCATTGGCATGGACATCTATCACCA GATTTCCATTCCCAAGACTCTGGAGTCACTCCAAATTCTTCCCCCAGTCCAACAAGAAGGTTCAGGGG GGGGTCAGTGAGTTCATCTGTGAGATGGCCAGTGGTTGCACCTTTAAAAAGGAAAG GTGGAGTAGAATCCGATGGTCCGCCTAAAAAGCTCTTTGTTGCTGGCGTTACAGGTCCTGCCCACATAACTAATTGTACTGTCAG TGTTTCCCAGTCAGTGGACTCTCCCCCAAGCGCTGTACCTATATGCTCAAGCCCTCAGAACATAGCTCTCTCGCTTTCTCCTCCCTCACCGTTTACATCCCAACACCCCGGCATATAA
- the LOC113645082 gene encoding P2R1A-PPP2R2A-interacting phosphatase regulator 1 isoform X1: MERMEVDQCAGAAGGNGGGALRRSNSAPMITNVSDGMTVFSSNTSARYRRSSVSVNPSCPSRNLPFSPFSLCSERPDHRRQMENMELTLRGSLQRLSASATIPSPPGTHWHGHLSPDFHSQDSGVTPNSSPSPTRRFRGGSVSSSVRWPVVAPLKRKGGVESDGPPKKLFVAGVTGPAHITNCTVSVSQSVDSPPSAVPICSSPQNIALSLSPPSPFTSQHPGI; the protein is encoded by the exons ATGGAGAGAATGGAAGTGGACCAGTGCGCAGGCGCAGCTGGAGGGAACGGTGGTGGGGCTTTACGGAGGTCCAACAGCGCCCCTATGATCACGAATGTAAG TGACGGAATGACAGTGTTCAGCTCAAACACTTCGGCCCGGTATCGTCGGAGCAGTGTGTCCGTAAACCCAAGCTGCCCCTCTaga AACCTGCCTTTTTCTCCGTTCTCCTTGTGCAGCGAGAGACCAGATCACAGACGGCAG ATGGAGAATATGGAACTCACTCTTAGAGGGAGTTTACAGAGACTAAG TGCCTCAGCTACAATCCCCTCACCTCCTGGAACTCATTGGCATGGACATCTATCACCA GATTTCCATTCCCAAGACTCTGGAGTCACTCCAAATTCTTCCCCCAGTCCAACAAGAAGGTTCAGGGG GGGGTCAGTGAGTTCATCTGTGAGATGGCCAGTGGTTGCACCTTTAAAAAGGAAAG GTGGAGTAGAATCCGATGGTCCGCCTAAAAAGCTCTTTGTTGCTGGCGTTACAGGTCCTGCCCACATAACTAATTGTACTGTCAG TGTTTCCCAGTCAGTGGACTCTCCCCCAAGCGCTGTACCTATATGCTCAAGCCCTCAGAACATAGCTCTCTCGCTTTCTCCTCCCTCACCGTTTACATCCCAACACCCCGGCATATAA
- the LOC113645015 gene encoding P2Y purinoceptor 3, translating to MAAASLERGTNSSFSSNHTDLILKAPLICSNDESYKYIILPLCYSITFLLSIVLNSTVLLRSYRSGRRWNTSLIYMVNLASTDLMYSLSLPLLVASYVMHDHWVFGDFMCRLVRFLFYFNLYCSIFFLTCISVHRYMGICHPIRTITLESKRAAKSTCAMVWVVVFLLTCPIFRFAQTGDLPRVDINGKNATMGNEVDLKMYKNCFDVATDTEFSEYIPYGIVLHFLGFFVPFTVIAWCYSQVVRTIFQTLHTQPYVQEVGDNERGPTNQTSISISCSQNAPYISRRRKSIKTIVTITFLFALCFLPFHITRTLYLILKQRNAECHTMHAISVCYKVTRPLASFNSWLNALLYFLTGDNGISCCGLTETSHHMHHVWPSRAIGGPKKDVVTKKGEQGEKNTYNQKRASKTSGITQKTVSISKPCAWWISYELSVSE from the coding sequence ATGGCAGCTGCTTCATTGGAGCGAGGCACGAACTCCAGTTTCTCGAGCAACCACACAGATTTAATCCTGAAAGCACCGCTCATTTGCAGCAACGATGAGTCATACAAGTACATCATCTTACCCTTGTGCTACTCTATAACCTTCTTACTCAGTATCGTCCTAAACTCCACTGTTCTCTTACGCTCCTATCGCAGTGGCCGCAGATGGAATACCTCACTAATTTATATGGTCAACTTGGCCTCCACGGACTTAATGTACAGTTTGTCTCTGCCACTCCTGGTGGCAAGTTATGTTATGCATGACCATTGGGTGTTTGGGGATTTTATGTGCAGGCTGGTACGcttcctcttttattttaacCTCTACTGCAGCATCTTTTTCCTCACCTGCATCTCTGTGCACCGTTACATGGGCATCTGCCACCCCATTAGAACCATCACGCTGGAGAGCAAGCGTGCCGCGAAGAGCACATGCGCTATGGTCTGGGTcgtggtgtttctgctcacctGTCCGATTTTTCGTTTTGCTCAAACTGGCGACTTGCCCAGAGTAGACATAAATGGAAAGAATGCAACAATGGGAAATGAAGTGGACTTGAAGATGTATAAGAACTGTTTTGATGTCGCAACAGACACCGAATTCTCGGAGTACATTCCATATGGAATTGTTCTTCACTTCCTAGGCTTCTTTGTTCCCTTTACTGTAATTGCTTGGTGTTACTCGCAGGTGGTTCGAACCATTTTTCAAACCTTGCACACCCAACCATACGTACAGGAGGTTGGTGATAATGAAAGGGGCCCCACCAATCAGACCTCAATCTCGATCTCTTGCTCTCAGAATGCACCGTATATCAGCAGGCGACGCAAGTCCATCAAAACAATCGTTACCATCACCTTCTTGTTCGCGCTGTGCTTCCTGCCATTCCATATCACCCGGACGCTGTACCTCATTCTTAAACAGAGAAACGCAGAGTGTCACACCATGCATGCTATCTCTGTTTGCTACAAAGTCACTCGACCCCTGGCGTCATTCAATTCATGGCTCAATGCTCTGCTCTACTTCCTCACTGGGGACAATGGCATATCTTGCTGCGGACTGACAGAAACCAGTCATCACATGCACCATGTCTGGCCATCAAGGGCTATTGGAGGACCGAAAAAGGATGTAGTAACTAAAAAGGGAGAACAAggtgaaaaaaatacatataatcaGAAGAGAGCCTCCAAAACTTCAGGAATCACACAAAAGACTGTGAGCATATCCAAACCCTGTGCATGGTGGATTTCCTATGAACTGTCTGTGTCTGAATAA
- the im:7136398 gene encoding schwannomin-interacting protein 1 isoform X1 — protein MEEEVDGTGQEEQNADDPALPGDSLMAQNQPQHRHDPYTQDQDLPIMHWEDLSLRIAELEKQEEERRKRAESMGLTDQEPVPGPWTQVKHQSLNRKQWEDAGDLGGNRFPCITSRFNSPKKLQLCFINDSESDEDVEGPSYKEKPHESQGQGRQSVGLKQEVRAALSELRDKLWAEQRQQQQLKHKDESFRRRKLSHSDLQTCSVLQLNALKTSLHEDIQDLSSELVKHLVVRDNLRTTQDAMLLDVQDMTSL, from the exons ATGGAAGAGGAGGTGGACGGCACTGGGCAGGAAGAACAGAATGCTGATGATCCTGCTCTTCCTGGTGACAGCCTTATGGCACAGAACCAGCCTCAGCATCGCCACGACCCCTACACACAAGACCAGGACCTTCCCATTATGCATTGGGAGGACTTAAGTTTGCGAATAGCAGAGCTTGAGAAACAGGAGGAAGAAAGGAGGAAAAGAGCTGAG TCCATGGGTTTAACAGACCAAGAACCAGTGCCAGGTCCCTGGACACAAGTAAAGCACCAGTCACTTAACAGAAAGCAGTGGGAAGATGCAGGTGATCTTGGAGGAAATCGTTTTCCATGCATTACATCTCG GTTTAATAGTCCTAAAAAACTACAGCTGTGTTTTATCAACGACAGTGAgagtgatgaggatgttgaAGGACCATCCTATAAAGAG AAGCCACATGAGTCACAGGGACAGGGGCGACAATCTGTCGgcctgaaacaggaagtgagagcagctctgagTGAGCTCCGAGATAAGCTTTGGGCTGAACAGAGGCAGCAACAG CAGCTGAAACACAAGGATGAGAGCTTTAGGAGAAGAAAGCTTAGCCACAGCGACCTGCAAACCTGCTCTGTGCTTCAGCTAAATGCCCTCAAGACTTCTCTTCATGAAGACATTCAGG ACCTGAGCTCAGAATTAGTGAAGCATCTCGTGGTGAGGGACAATCTACGGACAACGCAAGATGCTATGCTCCTAGATGTACAGGATATGACGTCACTATGA
- the im:7136398 gene encoding schwannomin-interacting protein 1 isoform X2, translating to MEEEVDGTGQEEQNADDPALPGDSLMAQNQPQHRHDPYTQDQDLPIMHWEDLSLRIAELEKQEEERRKRAESMGLTDQEPVPGPWTQVKHQSLNRKQWEDAGDLGGNRFPCITSRFNSPKKLQLCFINDSESDEDVEGPSYKEKPHESQGQGRQSVGLKQEVRAALSELRDKLWAEQRQQQLKHKDESFRRRKLSHSDLQTCSVLQLNALKTSLHEDIQDLSSELVKHLVVRDNLRTTQDAMLLDVQDMTSL from the exons ATGGAAGAGGAGGTGGACGGCACTGGGCAGGAAGAACAGAATGCTGATGATCCTGCTCTTCCTGGTGACAGCCTTATGGCACAGAACCAGCCTCAGCATCGCCACGACCCCTACACACAAGACCAGGACCTTCCCATTATGCATTGGGAGGACTTAAGTTTGCGAATAGCAGAGCTTGAGAAACAGGAGGAAGAAAGGAGGAAAAGAGCTGAG TCCATGGGTTTAACAGACCAAGAACCAGTGCCAGGTCCCTGGACACAAGTAAAGCACCAGTCACTTAACAGAAAGCAGTGGGAAGATGCAGGTGATCTTGGAGGAAATCGTTTTCCATGCATTACATCTCG GTTTAATAGTCCTAAAAAACTACAGCTGTGTTTTATCAACGACAGTGAgagtgatgaggatgttgaAGGACCATCCTATAAAGAG AAGCCACATGAGTCACAGGGACAGGGGCGACAATCTGTCGgcctgaaacaggaagtgagagcagctctgagTGAGCTCCGAGATAAGCTTTGGGCTGAACAGAGGCAGCAACAG CTGAAACACAAGGATGAGAGCTTTAGGAGAAGAAAGCTTAGCCACAGCGACCTGCAAACCTGCTCTGTGCTTCAGCTAAATGCCCTCAAGACTTCTCTTCATGAAGACATTCAGG ACCTGAGCTCAGAATTAGTGAAGCATCTCGTGGTGAGGGACAATCTACGGACAACGCAAGATGCTATGCTCCTAGATGTACAGGATATGACGTCACTATGA
- the LOC113644385 gene encoding flavin-containing monooxygenase FMO GS-OX-like 4 isoform X1 codes for MTPRGKHRVAVVGAGAAGLCAARHILFRSESFEPPVVFEQSVRVGGTWNYEERVGTSDDGRLIHSSMYRDLRTNLPKEVMMFPDFPFDFHLPSFLTHLDVQQYLESYCKSHDITPHIKFNTMVEEVKPISMETDEGGGVRWEVILRGMHGGHSTQIFDSVFICNGHYSAPHLPSIPGIEHFKGKVMHSHSYRYPEPFAHQSVVVLGAGPSGIDISFELAQAKAKVILSHKTSLTFSLPPEIRQATPLVKVLDNGSLFFQDGSVAQAQVLLLCTGYNYHFPFLCLKQLGLEVQYHLVAPLYKCLVIPAFPSLFFIGLGKNICPFLNFHNQVQFALAVLDGTVQLPSRELMEEDLKKEMQRKIQMGVQVKHLMQTKCEQWDYYESLAKTARFPPPNPVIRSLYEEVGKQRRANPQTYREINYRLVNATEWQILNAPDKQIDNA; via the exons ATGACTCCTAGGGGAAAACATCGTGTTGCTGTAGTTGGAGCAGGTGCAGCGGGATTATGTGCAGCACGTCACATCCTGTTTCGATCCGAATCGTTCGAACCACCCGTGGTGTTCGAGCAGAGCGTGCGCGTGGGAGGCACGTGGAACTACGAGGAGCGCGTGGGCACTTCTGACGATGGCCGGCTGATCCACAGCAGCATGTACAGAGACCTCAG AACCAACCTGCCTAAAGAGGTCATGATGTTTCCTGATTTTCCCTTTGACTTCCACTTGCCCTCTTTTCTAACCCACTTGGATGTTCAGCAGTATTTAGAGTCATATTGCAAGAGTCATGATATCACGCCACACATTAAG TTCAACACTATGGTGGAAGAGGTGAAACCCATCTCCATGGAGACAGATGAAGGGGGGGGCGTGAGGTGGGAGGTAATTTTGCGTGGCATGCACGGAGGACATAGCACACAGATATTCGACTCTGTGTTCATCTGCAATGG TCATTACTCTGCACCCCATTTGCCCTCCATTCCGGGAATAGAGCATTTTAAAG GAAAGGTGATGCACAGCCACTCTTATCGCTACCCAGAGCCTTTTGCCCATCAGTCTGTTGTGGTCTTGGGTGCTGGACCATCTGGGATTGACATCTCCTTTGAGCTGGCTCAAGCTAAAGCCAAG GTAATATTGAGCCATAAGACATCCCTTACATTTTCTTTGCCACCTGAAATCAGGCAGGCAACTCCTTTAGTGAAGGTGCTGGATAATGGGTCGCTGTTCTTCCAGGATGGTTCAGTGGCCCAAGCTCAAGTTCTTCTGCTTTGCACTGGATACAATTACCACTTCCCATTCCTTTGCCTGAAACAGCTTGGCCTGGAGGTGCAGTACCACCTAGTGGCTCCTCTTTACAAGTGCCTGGTGATTCCAGCCTTTCCCTCACTATTTTTTATAGGTTTGGGCAAAAACATCTGCCCTTTTCTGAACTTTCATAATCAG GTCCAGTTTGCACTTGCAGTTCTTGACGGCACTGTGCAGTTGCCCTCACGTGAGTTGATGGAAGAGGATTTAAAGAAAGAGATGCAAAGAAAGATACAGATGGGTGTTCAGGTGAAACATCTCATGCAAACTAAATGTGAGCAGTGGGATTATTATGAGAGTCTGGCAAAAACAGCAAGGTTTCCACCTCCAAATCCAGTCATACGGAGTCTCTATGAGGAAGTAGGGAAACAACGACGTGCAAACCCTCAGACCTACAGAGAAATCAACTACAGACTGGTTAATGCCACTGAATGGCAGATTCTCAATGCACCAGATAAACAAATAGATAATGCTTAG
- the LOC113644385 gene encoding flavin-containing monooxygenase FMO GS-OX-like 4 isoform X2, whose product MTPRGKHRVAVVGAGAAGLCAARHILFRSESFEPPVVFEQSVRVGGTWNYEERVGTSDDGRLIHSSMYRDLRTNLPKEVMMFPDFPFDFHLPSFLTHLDVQQYLESYCKSHDITPHIKFNTMVEEVKPISMETDEGGGVRWEVILRGMHGGHSTQIFDSVFICNGHYSAPHLPSIPGIEHFKGKVMHSHSYRYPEPFAHQSVVVLGAGPSGIDISFELAQAKAKDGSVAQAQVLLLCTGYNYHFPFLCLKQLGLEVQYHLVAPLYKCLVIPAFPSLFFIGLGKNICPFLNFHNQVQFALAVLDGTVQLPSRELMEEDLKKEMQRKIQMGVQVKHLMQTKCEQWDYYESLAKTARFPPPNPVIRSLYEEVGKQRRANPQTYREINYRLVNATEWQILNAPDKQIDNA is encoded by the exons ATGACTCCTAGGGGAAAACATCGTGTTGCTGTAGTTGGAGCAGGTGCAGCGGGATTATGTGCAGCACGTCACATCCTGTTTCGATCCGAATCGTTCGAACCACCCGTGGTGTTCGAGCAGAGCGTGCGCGTGGGAGGCACGTGGAACTACGAGGAGCGCGTGGGCACTTCTGACGATGGCCGGCTGATCCACAGCAGCATGTACAGAGACCTCAG AACCAACCTGCCTAAAGAGGTCATGATGTTTCCTGATTTTCCCTTTGACTTCCACTTGCCCTCTTTTCTAACCCACTTGGATGTTCAGCAGTATTTAGAGTCATATTGCAAGAGTCATGATATCACGCCACACATTAAG TTCAACACTATGGTGGAAGAGGTGAAACCCATCTCCATGGAGACAGATGAAGGGGGGGGCGTGAGGTGGGAGGTAATTTTGCGTGGCATGCACGGAGGACATAGCACACAGATATTCGACTCTGTGTTCATCTGCAATGG TCATTACTCTGCACCCCATTTGCCCTCCATTCCGGGAATAGAGCATTTTAAAG GAAAGGTGATGCACAGCCACTCTTATCGCTACCCAGAGCCTTTTGCCCATCAGTCTGTTGTGGTCTTGGGTGCTGGACCATCTGGGATTGACATCTCCTTTGAGCTGGCTCAAGCTAAAGCCAAG GATGGTTCAGTGGCCCAAGCTCAAGTTCTTCTGCTTTGCACTGGATACAATTACCACTTCCCATTCCTTTGCCTGAAACAGCTTGGCCTGGAGGTGCAGTACCACCTAGTGGCTCCTCTTTACAAGTGCCTGGTGATTCCAGCCTTTCCCTCACTATTTTTTATAGGTTTGGGCAAAAACATCTGCCCTTTTCTGAACTTTCATAATCAG GTCCAGTTTGCACTTGCAGTTCTTGACGGCACTGTGCAGTTGCCCTCACGTGAGTTGATGGAAGAGGATTTAAAGAAAGAGATGCAAAGAAAGATACAGATGGGTGTTCAGGTGAAACATCTCATGCAAACTAAATGTGAGCAGTGGGATTATTATGAGAGTCTGGCAAAAACAGCAAGGTTTCCACCTCCAAATCCAGTCATACGGAGTCTCTATGAGGAAGTAGGGAAACAACGACGTGCAAACCCTCAGACCTACAGAGAAATCAACTACAGACTGGTTAATGCCACTGAATGGCAGATTCTCAATGCACCAGATAAACAAATAGATAATGCTTAG